The Humulus lupulus chromosome 4, drHumLupu1.1, whole genome shotgun sequence genome has a window encoding:
- the LOC133830182 gene encoding protein-L-isoaspartate O-methyltransferase 1-like isoform X1, producing the protein MHLYSATATARTTTLAYGSRYRVPTLNHFLTFTLFHHHRRPHPRPPQTPTFSLCPRFPSVNFLTGNSPFFRMEKFWSGSSISKNKAMVEQLQRYGVISSQKVAEVMEAVDRALFVPDGNPPYFDTPMAIGYNATISAPHMHATCLQLLEENLQPGMHALDVGSGTGYLTACFALMVGPQGLAMGVEHIPELVTSSIQNIEKSAAAPLLKEGSLSLHLGDGRLGWPEFAPYDAIHVGAAAPEIPQPLIDQLKPGGRMVIPVGNIFQDLKVVDKKMDGSVTIRTETSVRYVPLTSREAQLQGY; encoded by the exons ATGCATCTTTACTCCGCTACTGCTACAGCAAGAACTACAACGCTAGCGTATGGTTCTCGCTATCGTGTGCCTACTCTGAACCACTTCTTAACCTTCACCCTTTTTCATCATCATCGTCGACCTCATCCTCGACCCCCACAAACTCCAACTTTTTCTCTCTGCCCTCGGTTCCCAAGCGTTAATTTTCTCACGGGAAACTCACCTTTTTTTAGGATGGAG AAATTTTGGAGTGGGAGTAGCATTTCTAAGAACAAAGCAATGGTGGAGCAGCTGCAGCGTTATGGAGTGATTTCGTCCCAAAAAGTAGCTGAAGTGATGGAGGCAGTGGACAGGGCTTTGTTTGTACCAGATGGGAACCCACCTTACTTTGACACTCCCATGGCCATAGGTTATAATGCAACCATTTCTGCTCCGCATATGCATGCAACATGCCTTCAGTTGTTGGAGGAGAACTTGCAGCCTGGAATGCACGCTTTAGATGTTGGCTCTG GAACGGGGTACCTAACAGCTTGTTTTGCACTGATGGTCGGGCCACAAGGTCTTGCAATGGGTGTAGAACACATTCCTGAGTTAGTTACCTCCTCAATCCAGAATATTGAAAAAAGTGCTGCTGCACCGTTGTTGAAAGAAGGTTCTCTCTCACTGCATCTTGGTG ATGGAAGACTTGGTTGGCCAGAATTTGCACCCTATGATGCTATTCATGTCGGGGCAGCTGCGCCAGAAATCCCCCAACCACTTATCGATCAGTTGAAGCCAGGAGGCAGAATGGTCATTCCGGTGGGGAATATATTCCAGGATCTTAAGGTAGTGGACAAAAAAATGGATGGTTCTGTCACTATCAGGACTGAAACTTCAGTTCGCTATGTACCACTCACTAGTAGAGAAGCTCAGTTACAAGGCTACTGA
- the LOC133830182 gene encoding protein-L-isoaspartate O-methyltransferase 1-like isoform X2, with protein MVEQLQRYGVISSQKVAEVMEAVDRALFVPDGNPPYFDTPMAIGYNATISAPHMHATCLQLLEENLQPGMHALDVGSGTGYLTACFALMVGPQGLAMGVEHIPELVTSSIQNIEKSAAAPLLKEGSLSLHLGDGRLGWPEFAPYDAIHVGAAAPEIPQPLIDQLKPGGRMVIPVGNIFQDLKVVDKKMDGSVTIRTETSVRYVPLTSREAQLQGY; from the exons ATGGTGGAGCAGCTGCAGCGTTATGGAGTGATTTCGTCCCAAAAAGTAGCTGAAGTGATGGAGGCAGTGGACAGGGCTTTGTTTGTACCAGATGGGAACCCACCTTACTTTGACACTCCCATGGCCATAGGTTATAATGCAACCATTTCTGCTCCGCATATGCATGCAACATGCCTTCAGTTGTTGGAGGAGAACTTGCAGCCTGGAATGCACGCTTTAGATGTTGGCTCTG GAACGGGGTACCTAACAGCTTGTTTTGCACTGATGGTCGGGCCACAAGGTCTTGCAATGGGTGTAGAACACATTCCTGAGTTAGTTACCTCCTCAATCCAGAATATTGAAAAAAGTGCTGCTGCACCGTTGTTGAAAGAAGGTTCTCTCTCACTGCATCTTGGTG ATGGAAGACTTGGTTGGCCAGAATTTGCACCCTATGATGCTATTCATGTCGGGGCAGCTGCGCCAGAAATCCCCCAACCACTTATCGATCAGTTGAAGCCAGGAGGCAGAATGGTCATTCCGGTGGGGAATATATTCCAGGATCTTAAGGTAGTGGACAAAAAAATGGATGGTTCTGTCACTATCAGGACTGAAACTTCAGTTCGCTATGTACCACTCACTAGTAGAGAAGCTCAGTTACAAGGCTACTGA